The region TCAAACCAGGCATGGTAAAGGTTTGGCCCGATAAGTACAAGGTCCACATCTCCGATAGTTTCTATATTACCGCCTACAACACGTTTGGCGCCGCTTGCATTAATAAGCAGGTTAAGCTCATATTCATCATGATAATGCAACGGGAAATCAAACTTTGTTTTTACCCTGTTGAATATGGTAAAACAGTCGTTTGGGGTAAGCGGAGTTATCTCATGCATTACATTGTTAGGCATATCTGCTGGAAGTGTTTACGTGCTTAAAAATCAAAGCCGCCGCGCCGGCAAATACCGGCGCCGCAGCAATGAATTCTTATATAAAACCAAGGTCATCTACATAGAAGGTGCTTGGTGCAGCTACACCAAGTGTTTGGAAGGTAATCTCGCTTATAGTAGCAGGGCTGCCTACAGCGCTAAGCGGGATGGTGTAATCGGTATATGCGCCCGGCTTTAACTCAATAGGGTAGGCCGCGCCATAGTTACCGTTTATCACCAGTTGCACACGGTCGCCCGCCTTGATCGCGTTGCCGCCGTAAACAGATACCTTAAGGCTTGTAAGCCCCTTTTCGGTAACGCTTAAGGTAGCACCTCCGTAACCCAGCTGCAAAGCGCCATAGCCGTTATCAACTGTTACGGCAATTGCGTTAGGGCCGCGTTTAGGGTGTTCGGTACTGGCGTAATTACGTGTACTGCCATAGCCGTCGTAACCTCCGTTACCCTGGCCGCCCCAGCCGGCAGAAAGTGCATCGCCGTAAATAACATATTTAAAGCCGTATGATGCTGCCGACTTTGTAGTGCCGCCCGGTGTGGTTACATAAATGTAGCTTTGTACAATGCCAGCTGGTACTTTTACCTGAATTTGCGTTGGGGTAGGTGTACCTACGATTTCGGCAGGGGTATCATCAAACTTAACTGCGGTAACACCATCGAACACGGTTCCCTTGATGGTAATAATGTCGCCCGTGCTGGCTGCCAGCGGATCAAAGCTGGTGATAGTCGGCGGTGGCTGCGCTATAGAGAAGTTGAAGTCTACCGTGCCGTATTTAGTTACTACCGTTAACTTGTTAGCCTGGCTGGGCCCGAAAGGCGTACCGTTAGGTATGGTAATAATAATCACCTTGTCTGTAACCAGCGCAGGGTTAAAGTATACCGACGAGCCGTTGAAAGATACCGAAGTGGTTGTTAACAGGTTCTCGCCAATAATTGCGTATTGGTTGTTCAGCTTACCTTCTGCAACTGTAGAGTCAAATGCCACAACCGTGCGGTCGTCATAAACGCTGCTAGAGTCTAAGGTAATGCGGTGTACTACGCCCACAATGGTGTCGGCCTTACTAACCGTGCGCACACGGCTTATGGTTGGCGCGCCCTTGCCGCCTTCAGGCTGGTCTTTTTTGCAGGCCGCAAATCCGAATACCATCAATGCCGATAGTACCCAGAAGTATGTTTTTATATTTTTCATTTTATAATGATTCTTAAAAATTATTTAAATACATAGGCTACCGGCGCTTCTTTCAGCTTAGGATTTGCTGCTACTTCCGTGGTAGGGTAAGGAAACAGGAACCCATCAGCAGGAATTGGTATCTTTTGTGAATACACCACCGGCGGCGTGTCATTACTGTAGGTGCCACGCTCCTGGTTATCAATAATTGCTTTGGCAAGCGGGTGGCTGGCAACGTTAAAGCCATCCAGGCGGCCAAGGTCAAACCAGTAATCTCCTTCAATAGCCAGTTCTATGCGGCGCTCGTGGAAGATGTCGTTTTTCGTGATGCTCGGCAGCGGGTTTAGGCCTGCGCGTTGCCTTACTTTGTTAAACGGTACCAGCGCGGCAGGGTCTGCAGTGCTGGAGTTACTGCCTAATACAGCTTCGGCCTCTATCAGCAGTACCTCTGCATAACGCATCAGGTAGGTGTTGTTACCGGTTGATTGGGCGCCACCTTTACCACCGTTATCAGCAGGGGTACCTGTCACATATTTTTTAATTCCGGCCCGCGTATTTTGCGAGTTCACATCGGTAGGTACGGTAAAGCCGCCGCCTGCCTGGTTCAGTTCAGGGTATTTATCGCCGGCAAGCATTATAGTACCGTGCAGGCGTTTGTCGCCCGGTTCGTAAGCTGTTTGCAGGTCAATTGTGGGGCCAATAACCGAGTAGCCGTCGCCGGTACCCGTAATGATAGAGTTAATGGCGAATGATGCCTGCATGGAGTTACCATGGCCGTAAGGCGCACCTGCAGCCCATTGTAAAGCAGCTACAGATTCCTCGTTGTTGTTGCTGGCTGTCTCAAACAGGTCGGTATAGGTTTTACCCGCTACGTCAACACCGTAGAGTTTAAACTCGCCGCTGTTTATGACCTTTTCTGCAGCAGCGCGCGCTTCGGCATATTTTTGCTGGTACAGGTATACTTTAGAAAGCATTGCCGTTGCCGAGCCGCTTGATACATGCCCCTGCGCTACAGAACTGCCGCTGCGTACCATCTTGTTGCAATTGGCTTCTGCAAACTGCAGGTCGCGCTCAATAAACTTGTACACATCAGCAACGGGGTTGGTATTTATCTGGAAGTTGTTTACGTAATCAAGGCTATTCTCAATAATTGGCACATTGCCAAATAACCTCACCAGGTAAAAGTATGCCAGGCCACGCATGAAGTGCGCTTCGCCAAGCGCGTTGTTAACTACTGAAGAAGGGACTGATGCAGATACCTTTGAAGGCAGGTTGTTAATAAGCGCGTTAGACTGCGCTATCACAGTAAATAGCGATACCCAGGCGTTATTAAGCTCGGTATTATCACCCGTTACCGAGAAGTTGCCAAAAGCAACCACGTCGCTGGAATAGGTGCGCGCGTTTCCGCTGGAAAGCTCGGTAATTGCCCACGCGGCCTTATTGTTCCAGCTAAACCATACGTTATTATACAGGCCGTTGGTGCTTGATTGTACCTGGTCTGCAGTTTGATAAAAGTTATCAAGCGTTATGGCATCCTCTGGTGCTTTATTAAAGAATTCCTTTTTGCAGCTGGTAGCGGTAATGCAGGTCATCACAGCTAAACCACCTAAATATTTTATATATTTTTTCATTGTTTGCTTATTAATTGATTAAAACTCAGCATTGATACCAAATGTAACGGTGCGGGCAGATGGGTACCTGCCTATATCTACGTTGGATAGCAGCGGGTTTTGATTTTGTAAGCCAATTTCCGGGTCGTAACCTTTGTAACCAGTGAAGGTGTACAGGTTTTGGCCGCTTACATACATCCTTAAGCGGTTAAGCTTAACCTTACGAATGATTTTTGACGGGAAGTTATAACCCAACTGCACGTTTTGTACCCTCAGGTAAGTAGCGCTGTGTATAAACCTGTCAGAGATCTGCAGGTTGGCATTATCTGTACCACCCCTTGGTGCCGGAATGTCTGACGTAGGGTTTGTCGGGCTCCAGAAGTTTGCTTCGGCAGCGTACTGGTTCTGGTAAAGGTTAGCCAGGCCGCCCAGCGTACGGTCAAGCAGGCTCAGGATCTTGCCACCTTGCTGGCCTTGCAGGAATATGCTTACGTCAAAAGCTTTATAGTTGAACGTGTTGGTAAAACCAAAGGTGAAGTTTGGCTGCGGGCTGCCCAGTGATTCCTGGTCATTAGCGTCCACCTTGCCATCACCGTTAATGTCTTCATACTGCACATCGCCCAGCCAGGTACGTTTGTTGCCCAGGTTGGGGTCGTTAGATACCGGGTAGCCGAACTGGATAGGGGCATTGCGCAGCTGCTCATCGGTTTTAAATACGCCTTTAACACGGTAGCCATAAAACTCGCCGAGCGGGCCGCCAACAACGGTTCGGGTAATAGGCAAGCTCAGGAAACCATTGGTAACGCTTTGAATAAGCTGAGGCAAGCCGTTAGCCAGAGAGATAACCTCGTTTTTGTAGCGGGATACAATTAAAGTGGTGTTCCACTTAAAATCTTTACCGGTGATGTTGTGTGAGTTTAAAGAAAGATCAAAACCTTTGTTTACTATACCACCTGCGTTAACATACGGCGGCGCTATACCGCCCAGGTAATCCGGCCCGCCTACCAGGTATGATGGTAGCGGCAACTGGAACAGGAATTTGCTGGCTTTACGATGGAAGTAATCAAAAGAGCCATCTATACGGTAGTTAAACAAGCTAAAATCTATACCGGCGTTATATTCTATTTGGTGTTGCCAGGTAAGATCGGGATTGGCGATACGTGCCACCAGGAAGCCTGTACCCAAACCCGTGATGGTTGGATTTAACTGCGAACCAAAAGAGTAAGGGGCAATACCTTCGTTACCCAATTGGCCATAACCTAACCGGATCTTGATATTATCGGCAACGGATTTAATAGGTGCCATGAACGATTCGTCAGACAGTCTCCAGGATGCAGCGAACGATGGGAAATAGCCCCTTTGATGGCCTGGCGCAAAGTTTGAAGAAACGTCTGTACGGATGGTGGCCGTTACGCTGTATTTGTTGTTGAAGGTGTAGATACCACGCGCAAACTGCGATTCCAGGTTGTGTGGCGCACTCTTGCGCTCGTCTACCACGGCGGTTGTTGCAGTACCCAGGTTAAGGGTTGGTACGTTGCCGCCCAAATCGTTCGTCAGGAAGCCTGATATGGTACCGCGGGTGTAACCCCAGCGCGAAGAAGAAAGCTCATAACCCAATAAAGCGGTAAGCGCGTGTTTTTGCGCGAAAGTGTGGTTATAAGTGATGTATTCCTTAACGTTATAAAAGCTATTGGTGTTCTGCTGCTCCTGCAGGGTTGCTGTAGGGTTGCTAAAGCGGCCGTATGAGTAGCTTGGATTAAACAGGTTGTTGTTAGAGAAACCAAAATCGCCGCCGGCTTCTGTACGAGCTGTAAGGCCCGGTGCAAAGCGTATCTCTGCATAAAAGTTACCGTTAAGGTTGTTACGGTTAAGCAGGTTAGAAATGCTTAGCGCCTGCTGTACAGGGTTAAGGATACCGCCCACTGCGTCAGGCGTGTTTGGCGGACCTGCGAAGGTACCATCAGCATTGTAAACTGCAACGTCTGGCGCTTGCAGCAAGGCATTGTAAATAATACCGCCGTTATCGCTGTAAACAATGTTCTCGGTAGATCGGCTACCGGAAAGTGTCAAACCTGCACGAAACCAGTCCTTGATCTGGGCATCGATATTTGAACGGAAAGAGTAACGTTTAAAGTTTGAACCGATAGCGATACCATCCTGATCAAAATATCCGCCTGAAACGTAATAATTGATACCTTCTTTACCACCTGATAAAGATAATTGATGGCTTTGCTGGTAAGCAGTACGAAAGATAGCACGCTGCCAGTCGGTACCTGGCCCAAGCAGGGTAGGGTCGGCAAATTCGCCGCGGCGGCCTGTGCCGTATACATCTGCCAGAGAATTTTGCAGAGATGCGTATTGAGGCAGCTTCATTAAATCCAAATACTTTTGCGGCTGTTGGAAACCTGCATAGCCATCGTAGCTAATGCGCGACGTTCCGCTGCGGCCTTTTTTAGTGGTGATGATGATAACACCGTTTGATGCGCGGTTACCGTAAATAGCAGCGGCTGATGCATCCTTAAGGATGTCGATGCTCTCTATATCGCTTGGGTTAAGCAATGCCAGCGGGCTTGGAGAATTTTGGCCGTTATTAGCGTTAAGTGCAACACCACCGTTAGCACCGGCCGAACCCGAAATCGGCACACCATCTATAACGTAAAGTGGTTCTGCAGCGCCAAACGACGAGATACCTCGGATGTGTACCGATGTTTGACTGCCCGGCGCGCCGGTATTTTGCGTTACGGTAACACCTGCCGCTTTACCCTGCAGTAACTGATCTACACTGGACTGCGGGATGTTGGCAATATCAGAAGCTTTTACCGATGATACCGCGCCGTTTACATCCTGGCGCCTTTGCGTGCCATAACCGATAGCTACCACGTTAACATCTGAGAGGGAAGTTGTTCCCGATTTTAAAGTAACGTTAATTGATGTACGGCCGCCGATAGTAATCTCCTGGCGCTCCATACCGATAAATGAATAAACCAGCACCCTGCCGGTTGCCGGTACATTAATGCTGTACTTACCGTTGATGTCGGTAATGGCGTTAGCCTGCGCATCTTTAACGGCAACGGTTACCCCGGGAAGGGTAACGCCCTTGTCGTCGGACACGGTTCCTGTGACCACTGTGCTGCCGGTTTGTGCCATGCCCTTGGCGCAAACAAAAAAGAAGGCAAACAGCAGTGCTATTCGTAGAATTTTCCTCATAATGGTTTAATTGGTTATTGATTGATTGTTATATTGATTTTACAGCATAAATGGTTACCTGCCTGGTTCCTTAAAGCACTTCAGCAGGTGCAAGCATTGAGACAGCAAAGCGGCCTTTCAGCATTATTCAAAAATTGTTAACTGGTGTAATTGGTTTATAACTTACTGCTCAGGGTAATTAACTGATGCGATAAGGATTATATAGAGGTTAAAATTATATCTCAATTTTTAACCGGTTGTGGCTAAATAGGGGTACAAATGTCAACCCATCATAAATTACTGATTGTCAATACGTAAAACTATGTTTAAGCTTTAATGTGCCGCCTTTTGTTACAATTGTGTACCTATTTCTATTGATGAATACCTTATAAAGTGAAGAAATAGTATCAAACAATATGGGAGTACTGACGAGTAAACAGCTGCCGGGAACATTCTTTTGCCCAAGGTAAATAGTGCTGTGCTTAAACGGCACAGTTACTGATGAAAAGGATATGACACATCGGCTTAATCACCATTGCTTAAACGGCTGTGATTAATATGTGGTTTTTGAAGGTTTAAGAATACAGATGCTTGCTGAAACTTGGAAGAAGTTCCATTTTGCGAGGAGTATTATAGCTGAATGTCAGCTACCAATTGACATGATCTTGTCAGCACAACAAGTGTAACAGGGTGTAACACCGGAAAAGCAACAATCATGTAAGTGGTTGAAAACGAGTTATTTGTATAAATGATAATTTTACCAAACTGTATCATGCTTCCAAAAACTGTAACATGAGATTTCGTTAACATCTTGATTAACAATAATTAAGGTGTTTTTAGAGCCGGAAAAGTGTATCAGGTGTAACACATCATTGTGTTACAGTTTGCCGGGGTTTAAGATTCGTTAAATTGCTCAGCATACCTGGAGGGTATAGTGTTGAACTCCGCTTTAAAGGTTTTTACAAAGTACTTCTGGCTTTTAAAGCCAACCTTATTACAAATCTGCGATATAGTAAGGTGACCGGTCTCTAAAAGCTGCGCAGCACGTTTAAGACGCATCTGGCGCACCAGTTCGTTAGGGGTTTTGCCGGTCATCTGTAGTATCTTCTTGTACAGGGTATAGCGGCTCACAAACATCTCGCCGCTCAACTCTTCTACCGAAAAGCCCGGATTGGAGATGTTGTTATCTATCAGTAGTAACACCTTTTTGATGAACAGCTCGTCGGGCGAATCTACATGCATTTCAGTAGGAGTAACCTCAACCTGTTTTTGATAGGTTTTGCGCATGCTTTCCTGCTGGCTCAGGATGTTCTTTATTTTGGATACGAGTATCTCAAAGTTAAAGGGTTTGGTCATGTAATCGCTGGCGCCGGTTTCCAATCCTTTCAATTGCTGCTCTTCGCCTGCCATAGCCGTTAGCAATATAACGGGTATATGGCTGGTACGCGGATCGGTCTTAATCTTGCGGCAGAGGTCAATGCCGTTCATCTCTGGCATGGTTATATCGCTTACCACGAGGTTAGGGTGCTGAGCCAAAGCCTTTTGCCAGCCCTTTTTGCCGTTATCAGCTTCAATAATATTAAAAGCGTCTTTAAGGTTATCCTTTATATAAAAGCGGAAGTCGTCGTTGTCCTCAACCAATAAAACGGTTGGCATCCGGGTGTCTCTGGTATCTTTTAGGCGAGCTGTTGTTTTAGGGTTAGCATTAGGTAGTTCATCCTTTTCGTGTTCAATAGTGTGCGTAGTGTCTGTGAACAGAATATCGTCTAACTGTTGCATAGGAAGTATCACGGTGAAGCAGCTGCCCTGGCCAGGTTCGCTTTCCACCGTTATCTCCCCGCCATGAAGCCGCACGAACTCTTTGGTGATGGATAGGCCTATGCCGCTGCCCTGGTTCAGCATACTCCCTGGCAGATCATTCTGGAAGAATGGCTCAAATATCTTATCTATTTTGTCGAATTGAATGCCAATGCCGGTATCCATTATTCTGATTTCCAAAGCGGTGTCGTCTTCTTGTTCAACCAGGCTAAGCAGCACACTTACCTGCCCACCCGAGTGGGTGAACTTATAAGCGTTTGACAAAAGGTTAAACAGTATACGCTCAATCTTGTCATGATCGAAGTTGATGTAGAACTCCTCTATCTCTGTATCGAACACAAAGTCGATGCTTTTTTGCTCCGCGACGTCTGTAAAAGAACAGGAGAGGTCTCTTATAAAGCTCACGATATCTCCGGAGCGTTTATGGAGTTTAAGCTCCTGGTGCTCCATCTTTCTGAAATCGAGTAGCTGATTTACAAGGTTAAGCAACCGCTTGGCATTGCGGTTAACAAGCAAAAGCTGGCTTTTTACCTCTGGATCTTTTGCTTGTTTCACTATCCTGTCAACCGGTGCCATAATCAGCGACAAAGGTGTACGAAACTCATGGCTTACGTTTGTAAAGAACTTGATTTTCATCAGGTCAAGTTCATGCAGGCGCTGGGTTTCTTCGCGTTCTTTCTCCAGTAAGAATTGCGTACGTAGTTTAGCTATGCCACGCCGCCTTATATATAACAAAACCACGGTAAAAGCCAGCGCGTATAGTATATAAGCCCAGGTTGTTTTCCAAAATGGAGGTAATATGGTAACATGTAGTGTAATCTCTTTACTTGTCCAAAAGCCAGGGTTAGAAGCACGTACTTTAAAGGCATAGTCGCCGGCATCAAGATTTGTGTAGGTTGCCTTACGGGTGAGGTTATCTGCGGCAATCCAATCCTTGTTAAAGCCATCCATGGTGTACTCAAACTTAACCTTATCCGGATCAAAGTAATAAAGTGCAGCAAACTCTACAGAAAACACGTTTTCGTTATATTTTAGTTCTATCTGCTTAGCGTCCGTAATTGAGCTGGTCAGTATAGCAGTTCCGTTAATCTTTTCTCCAACTGCAAGGCTTTTATTAAACACTTGTAGATCCGTAAACACCAGCTGAGGTACGCGTTTGCTAGTGCGTAAATCTTCCGGACGAAAAATGTTGAAACCATTTCCGCCTCCAAATATTAGCTCCCCGCTACGGGTTTTGTAAGAGGAGTAAGGCGTAAACTCACGTCCTTGTAAACCATCTTTCTCGTTGTAATTGATGAACTGGAACTTCAGCGCAGCAGATTGCCTGTTTACAATGATGTTAGACAAGCCATTAGGGGTGCTTACCCAAATGTTGTGCGCCTTGTCTTCCAGAATATCCAAAACGGTATTATCAGGCAGCCCGTCCTTTCTGGTGAGGTTAGTAAACTTACCGGAGGCAGGATCAAATATGCTTAATCCTTCACGTGTGCTCACCCAAATTAAACCTCGGCCATCGGCCAGGATGTTGTTGGTCCAGTTATTTATAATGCTCGATGGATCTTTATCGTCATGTATATAATGAGAAAATTGCCCCGTTTTTCTATTCAATACATCGATACCATAGGAGGTTACTATCCATATGTTGTTGTGCTTGTCTTCTAGTAATGCCGGAATGTAATTGGAATGGATAGAATTAGAGGAGCCTGGCGTAGGAATGTAATGTGTAAACTTACCTGTCTTCCGATTCAGCATGTTCAATCCGCCGGATAGCGTGCCTACCCACAAGTTGTGGTCAGTGTCTTCCAATATCGACCATATTCTATCGTCAGATAAACTAGTTTTATCCGACTGGCTGTGGCGGTAGTGTTTAAATACTTTTCCATCAAAACAGTCCAAACCGCCAAAGTAGGTCCCGATCCATAGCTTTTGCTCATGATCCAGGTACATGCTAGCAATTACATTGTTGGTTAAGCTGTTTGGATCAGCCGCATTGTGGAGGTATTTTTTGAACTTATTTTTTTTACGATCGAAGTACATCAGGCCGCCGCCGTTTGTCCCTAGCCACAGGTTTCCATTTTTGTCTTCCACAAATTTGTTTACATCGCTAAAGCTTAAGCTTCCGGGGTCTGACAAGTGATGCGTATAAAGCGGGAACTTGATAATACTTTCATGATAATAGCTAACTCCTCTCTTGTAGGTGCCTACCCAAATAATGCCTGTATCATCTTTATAAAGCAGTACTATGCTATTTTGGCCAACAGTTTTATTGTCGTCTTCCCTATTTAACAGGTATTTGATGCTGAAATCCTGTTTGTTCAGCAGGTTTATTCCGCCATGATCTGTAGCTATCCAGATGTTGTTTTTATTGTCCTGAACAACATTAGCCACAACGTTTGTATTTAAGCTTTCAGGGGTTATTCCTTTATCCAGGTGTTTGAACGTTTTCTGATCCCTGCTTAAATAATATACCCCGTTGGAGTATGACGGCACAAAGGCCCATACATCATCTTGTTTATCAATAAAAACTTTATAGCCGCTGTTTAACCCAATCGGCAGCTCGGGCAACTTCCTGCGGTAATCTACTTTGTGATTAAAGCCGTTGAGCCGCTCCAATACTCCCTGGTTATAAACCAGCCATATATGCCCTTTAGAGTCTACCGACAGATCAGAAACGGTATTGCTGTAGATAGCATTGCTACCCGCGGCTATGTGTATGGTCTTCGCCGTAGCGGGATTGTACTTGTAAATACCGGTAACCGAATTTAAAAACCAATAATTACCCGCCCGGTCTTTTTTGATCCTGGTTATATTTTGGGGCGGGATTTTTAACAATCTTAAAGCTTTGCCTATGTCATGGCTAAACTTTTCTGTGCGCGGATCGTAAATGTTGTAGCCCGTGCGTGTTCCTATCCATAAGGTGTTATTTGGTCCTTCAGATATCGATTCAATAAAATCATCGTTCAGGCTTGTGCTGTCTCCCTGTATGTGTTTGAAGGTCCTGAACTTGTAGCCATCGTAACGGTTTAAGCCAGAAACAGTACCAAACCACATAAAGCCTTTGCTGTCCTTTAATATACTGTTTACCTGATTATGAGACAGCCCGCTGCTTATATCCAGTTTTGAGAACTGATACTCGTTATTTTGTCCGAACAATTTAGCCGACAAAATGAGCAGAAGCAGTAGTAAAGGTGTCTTCATCAAACGGCGGAAAGCCAGGTTTTTAATAGTGACACAAAGATGCGGTAATAAGCCAACAATTTATACCCGCTTTTGCAAAAATGCAGTTACGATAATTTAATTTCAGCAACTAGTTTTAACGATGACGAAATTTTTGGTTAACTTGACACCACGCTATGATAAGAAAGATATCTACTTATTTACTCTCTGCTATCTGTTTTATACTACTTGCTTCCGCTGCGTCGGATGAGGATTGGCTAACCGCATTATTATACAAACTGGATGTTATCAGGACTAGTTATCCTCAGGAAAAGGTGCATTTACATACAGATAAACCTTATTACGCCATCGGCGACGATGTCTGGATAAAAGCGTACGTTGTTAATGCAGAAAACAATGAGCTTTCGGCTTTAAGTAAAGTATTATACATTGACATTGTTGATGATAGTGATTCGATTCGGAAAACAGTTGCTTTACAATTGGCAAATGGCTTAAGTAATGGTGTAATAAACCTGTCTGACTCAACTTTTAATACAGGAAGATATCGTATCAACGCGTACACACGCTGGATGCAGAACTTTGATACTAAGTTTATCTTCTCAAAAAACATCTGGATTGGCAATGCACGTGAACAACTAAATGTTATCGCCGATGCTAGATTAGATTCCATTTCAGATGACGGTTTTCGCGTCAACATCAAGTTTTCCGGATCTGAAAACAAATCGCCATTAGCAGGTAAACCGTTTACCTACTCTTTGGTGAACCAGAATGGAACACTATCGAACGGGAAAGTAATTACCAGCGGTACAGGTGATGCTTTTTTTAATATAAAAGTTAAGAATTGGGAAACAACTAACGGCTTGATATTGCGCACCAGCATTAAGCTGGCAAATGGAAATACCATTACCCAGTCTTTCCCTATCAAAACCTTAAAGGGGAAGTTGGATGTGCAGTTTTTTCCGGAAGGTGGCCGGTTAGTAGCCGGGTTGCGATCAAAAGTTGCTTTTAAAGTACTTTCTTCCGGAGGATTAAGTGCGGAAATAAAAGGGAAGGTTGTTAATAATCATAATAAGATTGTAGCTGAATTTACAACGGCTCACGCCGGAATGGGCGTATTTGCATTGCAACCAGTAGCAGCTGATGCATATACTGCGGTAATAGATGATAGAAGCGGCGGAGTGACCCGTTACCCCTTACCTTCGGTAGATGCACAAGGATACGTGCTTAGCATTAATCATTTAACTGATAGTGTTGGTGTACAGGTTGCATCAAGCAATTTGTTGATAGGCAAAGAGGTAGCCTTAATAGCACAGCAAAATGGGGTAGTTAAGTATGCAACTAAAATCAATCTAAATCAGCCCGTTATTAACGCACATATACCTGAAAGTAAGTTTAGTACCGGCTTGGTGGTATTTACATTGTTATCAACAAATGCTCAGCCACTTGCCGAGCGGTTGATTTTTGTTAATCATCATGATCATCTCAGAATGAAGGTTAACTTCGATAAGCCATTTTATGGTAAACGAGAACAAGTGAATATGGTGGTTTCGGTTGAGGATGCAGCAGGACGTCCTACTGAGTCTAATTTATCTATCGCTGTTACAAATGTGGCAAAGGTTGCTGTTGATAGCACAGAAGCAAGCATATACGCCAGTCTTCTACTTACTTCTGACATTAAGGGATACGTAGAAAACCCTAATTATTACTTTGCTGAAGGGTCTGAGGACAAAACTCGTCATCTTGATAATTTGCTGCTTACACAAGGCTGGCGAAGGTTTAAGTGGACGGATTTAACTGCCTATAATTCAAAGCCGCTAATTTACCAGCCGCAGCAAAGCTTAGATATCACCGGTAAAATGACCACGATAAATGACAAGCCTATAGCTAATGGTAAGGTAACATTGTATGGTAATACCTCCGACGGGATTGTTTTGCTGGATACCACTACTGACGCTGACGGAAAATTCATTTTTGAGAACCTTGACTTTGTAGGGACCTCATCATTAGTGATACGGGCTAAAAATGCGAAGAATACTGATAATGTGAAAATAACTTTAGATAGGCCAGGTAATTTAATAGTCCCGGTGGATTACGACGCTACCTTATTATCAAATAGTGGCTTAGTAAGTTTTTTGCAAAATATCGAAAAAACTCAAAAGACCAGTAGTGTGCTTA is a window of Mucilaginibacter terrenus DNA encoding:
- a CDS encoding hybrid sensor histidine kinase/response regulator transcription factor translates to MKTPLLLLLLILSAKLFGQNNEYQFSKLDISSGLSHNQVNSILKDSKGFMWFGTVSGLNRYDGYKFRTFKHIQGDSTSLNDDFIESISEGPNNTLWIGTRTGYNIYDPRTEKFSHDIGKALRLLKIPPQNITRIKKDRAGNYWFLNSVTGIYKYNPATAKTIHIAAGSNAIYSNTVSDLSVDSKGHIWLVYNQGVLERLNGFNHKVDYRRKLPELPIGLNSGYKVFIDKQDDVWAFVPSYSNGVYYLSRDQKTFKHLDKGITPESLNTNVVANVVQDNKNNIWIATDHGGINLLNKQDFSIKYLLNREDDNKTVGQNSIVLLYKDDTGIIWVGTYKRGVSYYHESIIKFPLYTHHLSDPGSLSFSDVNKFVEDKNGNLWLGTNGGGLMYFDRKKNKFKKYLHNAADPNSLTNNVIASMYLDHEQKLWIGTYFGGLDCFDGKVFKHYRHSQSDKTSLSDDRIWSILEDTDHNLWVGTLSGGLNMLNRKTGKFTHYIPTPGSSNSIHSNYIPALLEDKHNNIWIVTSYGIDVLNRKTGQFSHYIHDDKDPSSIINNWTNNILADGRGLIWVSTREGLSIFDPASGKFTNLTRKDGLPDNTVLDILEDKAHNIWVSTPNGLSNIIVNRQSAALKFQFINYNEKDGLQGREFTPYSSYKTRSGELIFGGGNGFNIFRPEDLRTSKRVPQLVFTDLQVFNKSLAVGEKINGTAILTSSITDAKQIELKYNENVFSVEFAALYYFDPDKVKFEYTMDGFNKDWIAADNLTRKATYTNLDAGDYAFKVRASNPGFWTSKEITLHVTILPPFWKTTWAYILYALAFTVVLLYIRRRGIAKLRTQFLLEKEREETQRLHELDLMKIKFFTNVSHEFRTPLSLIMAPVDRIVKQAKDPEVKSQLLLVNRNAKRLLNLVNQLLDFRKMEHQELKLHKRSGDIVSFIRDLSCSFTDVAEQKSIDFVFDTEIEEFYINFDHDKIERILFNLLSNAYKFTHSGGQVSVLLSLVEQEDDTALEIRIMDTGIGIQFDKIDKIFEPFFQNDLPGSMLNQGSGIGLSITKEFVRLHGGEITVESEPGQGSCFTVILPMQQLDDILFTDTTHTIEHEKDELPNANPKTTARLKDTRDTRMPTVLLVEDNDDFRFYIKDNLKDAFNIIEADNGKKGWQKALAQHPNLVVSDITMPEMNGIDLCRKIKTDPRTSHIPVILLTAMAGEEQQLKGLETGASDYMTKPFNFEILVSKIKNILSQQESMRKTYQKQVEVTPTEMHVDSPDELFIKKVLLLIDNNISNPGFSVEELSGEMFVSRYTLYKKILQMTGKTPNELVRQMRLKRAAQLLETGHLTISQICNKVGFKSQKYFVKTFKAEFNTIPSRYAEQFNES
- a CDS encoding TonB-dependent receptor plug domain-containing protein, whose product is MIRKISTYLLSAICFILLASAASDEDWLTALLYKLDVIRTSYPQEKVHLHTDKPYYAIGDDVWIKAYVVNAENNELSALSKVLYIDIVDDSDSIRKTVALQLANGLSNGVINLSDSTFNTGRYRINAYTRWMQNFDTKFIFSKNIWIGNAREQLNVIADARLDSISDDGFRVNIKFSGSENKSPLAGKPFTYSLVNQNGTLSNGKVITSGTGDAFFNIKVKNWETTNGLILRTSIKLANGNTITQSFPIKTLKGKLDVQFFPEGGRLVAGLRSKVAFKVLSSGGLSAEIKGKVVNNHNKIVAEFTTAHAGMGVFALQPVAADAYTAVIDDRSGGVTRYPLPSVDAQGYVLSINHLTDSVGVQVASSNLLIGKEVALIAQQNGVVKYATKINLNQPVINAHIPESKFSTGLVVFTLLSTNAQPLAERLIFVNHHDHLRMKVNFDKPFYGKREQVNMVVSVEDAAGRPTESNLSIAVTNVAKVAVDSTEASIYASLLLTSDIKGYVENPNYYFAEGSEDKTRHLDNLLLTQGWRRFKWTDLTAYNSKPLIYQPQQSLDITGKMTTINDKPIANGKVTLYGNTSDGIVLLDTTTDADGKFIFENLDFVGTSSLVIRAKNAKNTDNVKITLDRPGNLIVPVDYDATLLSNSGLVSFLQNIEKTQKTSSVLSNKVIVLNEVKVKDRSYLQKNSVAGSSKLGNAYADIVIKKDRIAMYPQLVHAFYGLPGIQVKGNGIYSIGRTISLTKAGGSPMLIVLDGVQVGFDVLMQISPYDVEGIEILKPGVGAAIYGTEGYWGVVVVTLKKGGGDLQRMQQTGLARIKLPGYAEDKEFYTPLYDKQKADNNYNGQRSTIFWQPNLVTNAAGNAKLSFYTADEPATYRIVAEGININGKLLRQEFYVDVKEK